Proteins from a single region of Catenulispora acidiphila DSM 44928:
- a CDS encoding VOC family protein has product MKMTEYVPGTPCWVDLGTTDLEGAKAFYGGLFGWSAQVAEDPAAGGYTTFLLNGEQVAGAMTTMSPEQPVAWSTYVAVSDADAAMTRAEGAGAKAIVPPMDVMDIGRMAMFADPTGAALGLWQPKTMKGAGLVNEPGALAWDELNTRDAEAAKAFYAAVFGWDAKTTPMGEGMEYTELKLNTRTVAGLMVMDDEHFPKETPPHWAVYFGVADCEASVAKVGELGGTIVVPTTPIPMGRFAVCQDPQGGFFSMFESSGASE; this is encoded by the coding sequence ATGAAGATGACAGAGTACGTCCCCGGCACCCCGTGCTGGGTCGACCTGGGCACCACCGATCTGGAGGGCGCCAAGGCCTTCTACGGAGGCCTGTTCGGCTGGAGCGCGCAGGTCGCCGAGGACCCCGCGGCCGGCGGCTACACCACGTTCCTGCTCAACGGCGAGCAGGTGGCCGGCGCGATGACGACCATGTCGCCGGAGCAGCCGGTGGCCTGGAGCACCTACGTGGCGGTGTCCGACGCCGACGCCGCGATGACCCGGGCCGAGGGCGCCGGCGCCAAGGCGATCGTGCCCCCGATGGACGTCATGGACATCGGCCGGATGGCCATGTTCGCCGACCCCACCGGCGCGGCCCTGGGTCTGTGGCAGCCCAAGACGATGAAGGGCGCCGGCCTGGTCAACGAGCCCGGCGCGCTGGCCTGGGACGAGCTGAACACCCGCGACGCCGAGGCGGCCAAGGCCTTCTACGCCGCGGTCTTCGGCTGGGACGCCAAGACCACCCCGATGGGCGAGGGGATGGAGTACACCGAGCTCAAGCTCAACACCCGCACCGTGGCCGGACTGATGGTGATGGACGACGAGCACTTCCCGAAGGAGACGCCCCCGCACTGGGCCGTGTACTTCGGCGTGGCCGACTGCGAAGCCTCGGTGGCCAAGGTGGGCGAGCTCGGCGGCACGATCGTGGTGCCCACGACGCCGATCCCGATGGGCCGCTTCGCGGTGTGCCAGGACCCGCAGGGCGGGTTCTTCTCGATGTTCGAGTCGTCCGGCGCGTCGGAGTAG
- a CDS encoding PadR family transcriptional regulator: MSVKHSLLAGLAGGERYGYQLRAEFEERTGATWPLNIGQVYTTLARLERDGFVEAAGEDVQGHVFYRITDAGREELLGWFARPVTRAERPRDELAVKLALAVTVDGVDVPAIVHAQRKHALGALQDYTRVKTRLAPEELAAGLVLESMVFQCEAEIRWLDHVEARVMRHARTLPAATRAGSAASVPTEPPTAAAREGTAR; the protein is encoded by the coding sequence ATGTCCGTCAAACACTCCCTCCTAGCCGGCCTGGCCGGCGGCGAGCGCTATGGGTACCAGCTGCGGGCCGAGTTCGAGGAGCGGACTGGGGCGACGTGGCCGCTCAATATCGGGCAGGTGTACACCACGCTTGCTCGGTTGGAGCGGGATGGGTTCGTGGAGGCGGCTGGGGAGGATGTGCAGGGGCATGTCTTCTACCGGATCACTGATGCCGGGCGGGAGGAGTTGCTCGGCTGGTTCGCGCGGCCGGTGACGCGGGCGGAGCGGCCGCGCGATGAGCTGGCGGTGAAGTTGGCGCTCGCCGTCACTGTGGACGGGGTCGACGTTCCGGCGATCGTGCACGCTCAGCGCAAGCACGCGCTCGGTGCGCTGCAGGATTACACGCGGGTCAAGACGCGGCTGGCGCCTGAGGAACTGGCCGCGGGCCTGGTGCTGGAGTCGATGGTCTTCCAGTGCGAGGCGGAGATTCGGTGGCTGGATCACGTTGAGGCGCGGGTGATGCGGCACGCGCGGACGCTGCCGGCGGCAACCCGTGCGGGCTCTGCGGCGTCAGTACCTACAGAACCACCCACCGCTGCCGCCAGGGAGGGCACTGCACGATGA
- a CDS encoding ABC transporter ATP-binding protein, which yields MSGDPRTDPVLELRAVTRVHGKGAAEVHALRGVDLAVAPGELVAVMGPSGSGKSTLLSLAGGLDMPTTGEVVIEGTTLASQSKAQLAAIRRRSVGYVFQDYNLIPALTAAENVALPRELDGMSARKARQEALAALEEVNLRAEGDRFPDEMSGGQQQRVAIARALIGDRRLILTDEPTGALDTETGEAVLRLLRKRCDEGAAGVLVTHEARHAAWADRIVFIRDGLIVDESAPSQRAEDLLASDA from the coding sequence ATGAGCGGGGATCCGAGAACCGACCCGGTGCTGGAGCTGCGCGCCGTCACCCGCGTGCACGGCAAGGGTGCCGCCGAGGTGCACGCGCTGCGCGGTGTCGACCTGGCCGTGGCGCCGGGCGAGCTGGTGGCGGTGATGGGTCCGTCGGGGTCGGGGAAGTCCACGCTGCTCTCGCTCGCCGGCGGGCTGGACATGCCGACGACCGGCGAGGTGGTCATCGAGGGCACCACCCTGGCCTCCCAGAGCAAGGCGCAGCTCGCGGCGATCCGGCGCCGCTCGGTCGGCTACGTCTTCCAGGACTACAACCTCATCCCGGCGCTCACCGCCGCCGAGAACGTCGCCCTGCCGCGCGAGTTGGACGGCATGTCGGCCCGCAAAGCCCGGCAGGAGGCGCTGGCAGCCCTCGAAGAGGTGAACCTGCGCGCCGAAGGCGACCGTTTTCCCGATGAGATGTCCGGCGGTCAGCAGCAGCGCGTCGCGATCGCCAGGGCCCTCATCGGTGATCGTCGCCTGATCCTCACGGACGAGCCCACCGGCGCGCTGGACACCGAGACCGGCGAAGCGGTCCTGCGTCTGCTGCGAAAGCGTTGCGACGAAGGCGCCGCAGGCGTCCTGGTCACCCACGAAGCCCGCCACGCCGCCTGGGCCGACCGCATCGTCTTCATCCGCGACGGCCTCATCGTCGACGAATCCGCACCCTCCCAGCGCGCCGAGGACCTGCTGGCATCGGACGCGTGA